From Nocardioides daedukensis, the proteins below share one genomic window:
- a CDS encoding RDD family protein: protein MSQPPPTAVVAEPERRFQAFAIDRAIAWSLFGAAVAGAWWFFFREDKPWPGIGLIVGCVLVVSLVFAVQTGLTGRTPGKAMRGLKVVDPQGGEPIGVPRSMLRSLIVGIGSLPMFGLGVATLAWTAVEDRTRERRGWHDHVTRSIVIDTRPRPVIEAEAEDRPRHVVNLTAMKLMPVRAPAAPVVPAPSPGTGSQVRIPGGTPSAPANQPGQQGPSQQGVSQQGMGQQGTPPRPNQQQAPGWGPATGPAPAPGQVPVQPGPWPVQQQGFAPQPPAQQPVQQPQQPPAQQPPAQQPPSTGRSWGPPPSAPSGPAPQTPQQASQQTPPGTGAFQGGAPNQQPNQHPGQQPNQQSSQQFGQDQQTPPQAPGRRVAPPAPPAGPDPAQRTQARPAMAGRHTGPATSMTWRVTFDSGESFVVEGLGIVGRAPVARPGEPVRHAIPLQSSNMSISKTHAQFHLASDGALVVTDRGSTNGSVLVRKGVSRELAPGRPTTLVDGDRVVFGDRSMNVTREGS from the coding sequence ATGAGCCAACCTCCTCCGACCGCGGTGGTCGCCGAGCCCGAGCGCCGGTTCCAGGCGTTCGCGATCGACCGCGCCATCGCGTGGTCGCTCTTCGGCGCGGCCGTCGCCGGAGCATGGTGGTTCTTCTTCCGCGAGGACAAGCCCTGGCCCGGCATCGGCCTGATCGTGGGCTGCGTGCTCGTGGTCAGCCTCGTCTTCGCGGTGCAGACCGGGCTCACCGGCCGTACTCCTGGCAAGGCAATGCGCGGACTCAAGGTCGTCGATCCCCAGGGCGGGGAGCCGATCGGCGTCCCACGCTCGATGCTGCGCTCTCTCATCGTCGGCATCGGCTCGCTGCCGATGTTCGGTCTCGGGGTGGCCACGCTGGCGTGGACCGCAGTCGAGGACCGGACCCGGGAGCGCCGCGGCTGGCACGACCACGTCACCCGTTCCATCGTGATCGACACCCGCCCGCGGCCAGTGATCGAGGCTGAGGCCGAGGACCGGCCACGGCACGTGGTCAACCTGACCGCGATGAAGCTGATGCCGGTGCGCGCCCCGGCCGCTCCCGTGGTCCCGGCACCCTCCCCGGGCACCGGATCCCAGGTGCGGATCCCGGGCGGTACGCCGTCCGCGCCCGCGAACCAGCCCGGCCAGCAGGGGCCCAGTCAGCAGGGAGTCAGTCAGCAGGGAATGGGCCAGCAGGGCACACCTCCGCGCCCGAATCAGCAGCAGGCACCGGGCTGGGGGCCCGCGACTGGCCCGGCACCCGCACCCGGACAGGTTCCGGTGCAGCCGGGACCCTGGCCCGTCCAACAGCAGGGCTTTGCCCCGCAGCCACCGGCCCAGCAGCCGGTACAACAGCCGCAGCAGCCACCGGCCCAGCAGCCACCGGCTCAGCAACCCCCATCGACGGGCCGCAGCTGGGGACCCCCACCCTCGGCCCCGAGCGGTCCGGCCCCGCAGACGCCGCAGCAGGCCTCGCAGCAGACCCCGCCCGGCACGGGTGCGTTCCAAGGGGGAGCCCCCAACCAGCAGCCCAACCAGCATCCCGGCCAGCAGCCCAACCAGCAGTCCAGCCAGCAGTTCGGGCAGGACCAGCAGACCCCGCCACAGGCGCCCGGCCGCCGGGTCGCCCCGCCGGCTCCGCCTGCCGGTCCCGACCCCGCCCAGCGCACGCAGGCCCGGCCGGCGATGGCCGGGCGGCACACCGGTCCCGCGACATCGATGACCTGGCGGGTCACCTTCGACTCGGGTGAGAGCTTCGTGGTCGAGGGACTCGGCATCGTGGGTCGCGCTCCCGTGGCACGTCCCGGGGAGCCGGTGCGGCACGCCATACCGCTGCAGTCCTCGAACATGTCGATCTCGAAGACCCACGCGCAGTTCCACCTGGCCTCGGACGGAGCCCTGGTCGTCACCGACCGTGGCTCGACCAATGGCTCGGTCCTCGTGCGCAAGGGCGTGTCCCGAGAGCTGGCGCCCGGTCGGCCCACCACACTGGTGGACGGCGACCGGGTCGTGTTCGGGGACCGCTCAATGAACGTGACCAGAGAAGGCTCATGA
- a CDS encoding ABC transporter ATP-binding protein has translation MAVIQARGLGKQYKGKTAVSNLSFDVRPGTVTGFLGPNGSGKSTTMRLMLGLDRGEGTCLFDGQDFVTLAEPMRHVGALLEAKPFHPTRSARNHLRMLASPNRIPDSRVDEVLSIVGLSDVTNKHPSTFSLGMGQRLGLAAALLGDPHTLILDEPANGLDPQGIRWMRDLLKSLASEGRSVFVSSHLLSEMALMADELVVIGRGRMIANGPVEAFTAQSSANHVRVRTPQASELAALIGAKLAGNGSVNLVGEGELSVVGLPSDVLGDMAFENKIRIHELATMEASLEDAFLELTGGSEEYQAHQQAPRGPQPGQGGPGYGPGGPGPYGAPGHAGPPPGQAGPMYGAPGQAGPPPGQQPPPGWGPPPQQQPQQGPPPNFPHGPQGPGNNGGQA, from the coding sequence ATGGCAGTGATCCAGGCCCGCGGGCTCGGCAAGCAGTACAAGGGCAAGACCGCGGTCTCCAACCTGTCCTTCGACGTACGTCCGGGCACCGTGACCGGATTCCTCGGCCCCAACGGGTCGGGCAAGTCGACCACGATGCGGCTCATGCTCGGGCTCGACCGCGGAGAGGGCACCTGCCTCTTCGACGGCCAGGACTTCGTGACCCTCGCCGAGCCGATGCGCCACGTCGGTGCGCTGCTGGAGGCGAAGCCGTTCCACCCCACCCGCAGCGCGCGCAACCACCTGCGGATGCTGGCCTCGCCCAACCGGATCCCGGACTCGCGAGTCGACGAGGTGCTCAGCATCGTCGGGCTCAGCGACGTCACGAACAAGCACCCCTCGACCTTCTCCCTCGGCATGGGGCAGCGGCTCGGACTGGCAGCAGCACTGCTCGGCGACCCGCACACGCTGATCCTCGACGAGCCCGCCAACGGCCTCGACCCGCAGGGCATCCGCTGGATGCGGGACCTGCTCAAGTCGCTGGCCTCCGAGGGCCGCTCGGTCTTCGTCTCCAGCCACCTGCTCAGCGAGATGGCGTTGATGGCCGACGAGCTGGTCGTGATCGGCCGTGGCCGGATGATCGCCAACGGCCCGGTCGAGGCGTTCACCGCGCAGTCCAGCGCCAACCACGTGCGCGTCCGCACCCCCCAGGCCTCCGAGCTGGCCGCCCTGATCGGGGCCAAGCTGGCCGGCAACGGCTCGGTCAACCTCGTCGGTGAGGGCGAGCTGAGCGTGGTCGGCCTGCCCAGCGACGTGCTCGGCGACATGGCCTTCGAGAACAAGATCCGGATCCACGAGCTGGCCACGATGGAGGCCTCGCTCGAGGATGCCTTCCTGGAGCTGACCGGTGGCAGCGAGGAATACCAGGCCCACCAGCAGGCACCCCGCGGACCCCAGCCCGGCCAGGGCGGTCCCGGCTACGGGCCGGGCGGCCCCGGGCCGTACGGCGCTCCGGGCCACGCAGGTCCGCCTCCCGGCCAAGCAGGTCCGATGTACGGCGCGCCCGGCCAGGCCGGCCCGCCGCCGGGGCAGCAGCCGCCTCCCGGTTGGGGCCCACCGCCCCAGCAGCAGCCCCAGCAGGGCCCGCCCCCGAACTTCCCCCACGGCCCGCAGGGTCCCGGCAACAATGGAGGCCAGGCATGA
- a CDS encoding S8 family serine peptidase — MKRGLIGCALGAALILPALSTLPATADQAAPGENLYILTTQAPGTAGYDGPLSTADYRRSLVAEQDATLASLGIDQPVYRWTTALSGVAVELDTGDAIRASRIAGWSIEKDTVRSLAGASSDPTSAPTGSASTASASAGRGTVIGFVDTGISPDSPAFASTSSLGEQPSRFRGPCQAGEGWTARDCDDKVSGARWFVKGFGEDQLRSGASLSPRDDHGHGTQVASVAAGNADVTALAGNENLGTFSGTAPGARIAAYKACWTAPDPADDGCSTADVVSAVDRAVRDRVDVLNLSIAGEQGFDVVDRATLGAAEADIVVTAAAGNTDEPTGNEQPWMTTVGAASGRDLGGQLQLPDGSAITGVLTSPTLPRAAHVVRAADAPAPGHTRKQARLCAPGSLDAAKVDGRIVICERGTNAKVSKSYAVELADGVAMVLVNGADDTLGADFHSVPTLHVSAEEGKELLDALRDDKRMSLSMTRAPGTLPAGQVLDNSSSGLETGTALKPDLVADGFGVLAANSPLAGNRKWQLLNGTSAAAAQVSGLAARVRARHRDWSAAQVRSALATSAEPAADGAGVHRQGAGIADDDATRPGLVLDVDPAGFRAALDKSASPDLADYSRINVASVQVPEATWNSRVLTRTVTNVGTSNMYFSSSATGFRHHAVTVSPAALKIPPGASREIKIRIPARKTVKPDSGVVTWRGANGTSLRIPVAITR, encoded by the coding sequence ATGAAGCGAGGACTGATCGGCTGCGCGCTCGGCGCTGCGCTGATCCTCCCTGCCCTGTCCACCCTGCCCGCGACTGCCGACCAGGCGGCGCCCGGCGAGAACCTCTACATCCTGACCACGCAGGCCCCCGGCACTGCCGGCTATGACGGACCACTGAGCACGGCCGACTATCGCAGGTCCTTGGTCGCCGAGCAGGACGCCACGCTGGCGTCGCTCGGAATCGACCAGCCGGTCTATCGCTGGACCACCGCCCTGAGCGGTGTGGCCGTCGAGCTCGACACCGGCGACGCCATCCGCGCCTCGAGGATCGCGGGCTGGAGCATAGAGAAGGACACCGTCCGCTCGCTGGCCGGCGCCTCGAGCGACCCGACCTCCGCGCCCACGGGCAGCGCCTCGACAGCAAGCGCGTCCGCTGGTCGGGGCACCGTGATCGGGTTCGTCGACACCGGCATCTCCCCCGACTCCCCGGCCTTCGCCTCCACCTCGTCACTGGGTGAACAGCCCAGCCGTTTCCGTGGCCCCTGCCAGGCCGGCGAGGGATGGACCGCCCGCGACTGCGACGACAAGGTCAGCGGCGCTCGTTGGTTCGTGAAGGGCTTCGGCGAGGACCAGCTCCGTTCCGGCGCCTCCCTGTCCCCGCGCGACGACCACGGTCACGGCACCCAGGTCGCCTCGGTTGCCGCAGGAAACGCCGACGTCACCGCGCTGGCCGGCAACGAGAACCTCGGCACCTTCTCCGGCACCGCCCCCGGTGCCCGGATCGCTGCCTACAAGGCCTGCTGGACCGCACCGGACCCCGCCGACGACGGCTGTTCGACTGCCGACGTCGTGAGCGCCGTGGATCGCGCCGTGCGCGACCGCGTGGACGTCCTCAACCTCTCCATCGCCGGCGAGCAGGGCTTCGACGTCGTCGACCGCGCCACGCTCGGCGCAGCCGAGGCCGACATCGTGGTCACTGCGGCCGCGGGCAACACCGACGAACCGACCGGCAACGAGCAACCGTGGATGACCACCGTGGGCGCAGCCTCGGGTCGCGACCTCGGCGGTCAGTTGCAGCTGCCCGACGGATCGGCGATCACCGGTGTGCTCACCTCCCCCACACTTCCTCGCGCGGCGCACGTGGTCCGGGCCGCGGACGCGCCTGCACCAGGTCACACCCGCAAGCAGGCTCGCCTGTGCGCCCCCGGCTCCCTCGACGCGGCCAAGGTCGACGGCCGGATCGTGATCTGCGAGCGCGGCACCAACGCGAAGGTCAGCAAGTCCTATGCGGTCGAGCTGGCCGACGGTGTCGCGATGGTCCTGGTCAACGGAGCCGATGATACCTTGGGCGCCGACTTCCACTCGGTCCCGACGCTGCACGTCTCCGCCGAGGAGGGCAAGGAGCTGCTCGACGCTCTGCGGGACGACAAGCGCATGTCCCTGAGCATGACTCGAGCCCCCGGCACCCTCCCCGCGGGCCAGGTCCTGGACAACTCCTCGTCCGGTCTCGAGACCGGCACCGCTCTCAAGCCTGACCTGGTCGCCGATGGTTTCGGTGTCCTCGCCGCCAACTCACCCCTCGCCGGCAACCGCAAGTGGCAGCTGCTCAACGGCACCTCCGCGGCCGCAGCCCAGGTCAGCGGCCTGGCTGCCAGGGTGCGGGCGCGCCACAGGGACTGGTCCGCCGCGCAGGTCCGCTCCGCGCTGGCCACCTCGGCCGAGCCCGCCGCCGACGGTGCAGGGGTCCACCGGCAGGGCGCCGGCATCGCCGATGACGACGCCACCCGGCCCGGGCTGGTCCTCGACGTCGACCCCGCGGGGTTCCGGGCCGCCCTCGACAAGTCCGCGTCCCCGGACCTGGCCGACTACAGCCGGATCAACGTGGCGTCCGTCCAGGTCCCCGAGGCCACGTGGAACAGCCGGGTCCTCACCCGCACGGTCACCAACGTGGGCACCTCCAACATGTACTTCTCCTCCAGCGCGACCGGGTTCCGCCACCACGCGGTGACGGTCAGCCCCGCCGCCCTGAAGATCCCGCCGGGCGCGAGCCGTGAGATCAAGATCCGGATCCCGGCGCGCAAGACGGTGAAGCCCGACAGCGGCGTCGTCACCTGGCGTGGCGCGAACGGTACGTCGCTGCGCATCCCGGTCGCCATCACTCGCTGA
- a CDS encoding cold-shock protein — MPVGKVKWYDAEKGFGFLSQPEGPDVYVRAEALPEGTGALKAGTRVEFGIAQGRKGDQALQVRVLDAPASVSRNQSKAQRKKPEEMVAIVEDLIRLLDNVGETYRRGRHPEAKTAAPTAKLLRALANELES, encoded by the coding sequence ATGCCTGTTGGCAAGGTGAAGTGGTACGACGCCGAGAAGGGTTTCGGGTTCCTTTCGCAACCCGAGGGACCTGACGTCTACGTGCGCGCCGAGGCCCTTCCCGAGGGCACCGGTGCCCTCAAGGCCGGCACCCGGGTGGAGTTCGGCATCGCCCAGGGCCGCAAGGGCGACCAGGCCCTGCAGGTCCGGGTGCTCGACGCCCCGGCCTCCGTCTCGCGCAACCAGTCGAAGGCACAGCGCAAGAAGCCCGAGGAGATGGTCGCCATCGTCGAGGACCTGATCCGGCTCCTCGACAACGTGGGGGAGACCTATCGCCGTGGTCGCCACCCCGAGGCGAAGACCGCGGCCCCGACCGCCAAGCTGCTGCGCGCGCTCGCCAACGAGCTCGAGTCCTGA
- a CDS encoding MFS transporter — MSQPPTDPHGQPRSFGEESAGGEGEPTSYDASPGHTPGENAVRFAKAGATGVKAVARGTARASKATVRAARRASHADGAGDSGLSRLIELHAFNAAADAAVAISLAGTLFFQVPTGEARGQVALFLAMTMLPFAIVAPLIGPFLDRFSHGRRWAIGSTMAIRAFLCWVLAGAVVTNSTWLFPAALGVLVSSKAYGITKAAAAPRLVPEGVTLVKANARLGLAGVVGAAVSAPIAGLAATFGPEWSLRYAFLVFIAATILAILLPRKVDSAAGEVHLELMPGPSARTNPKKQSLRVPSAVAFALRANCGPRFLSGFLTMFMAFLLRENPIPGWEDKPELLLGVVIGAAGLGNTLGIALASVLRRLNPAITVVLVLVADAAMCLVAALFYGLIPLAALGLTAGLCQSLGKLSLDSTIQTHVHERVQTSAFARSDTMIQLAWVVGGFVGIVMPLNPRLGLGIGFACLAAWTLFVLITRPGRRDSRPTPEAPPVVPGEAY, encoded by the coding sequence ATGAGTCAGCCGCCGACCGATCCGCACGGTCAACCCCGCTCCTTCGGCGAGGAGTCGGCGGGCGGCGAGGGCGAGCCCACGTCGTACGACGCCTCCCCCGGCCACACTCCGGGCGAGAACGCGGTCCGCTTCGCCAAGGCCGGCGCGACCGGTGTGAAGGCGGTGGCCCGCGGCACCGCCCGGGCCAGCAAGGCAACCGTGCGGGCAGCCCGCAGGGCCTCGCACGCCGACGGCGCCGGCGACTCCGGCCTCTCGCGGCTGATCGAGCTGCACGCCTTCAACGCCGCGGCCGACGCCGCCGTGGCGATCTCGCTCGCCGGCACCCTCTTCTTCCAGGTGCCGACCGGCGAGGCACGCGGTCAGGTCGCACTCTTCCTGGCGATGACCATGCTCCCGTTCGCGATCGTGGCACCCCTGATCGGCCCGTTCCTGGACAGGTTCAGCCACGGGCGCCGCTGGGCGATCGGCTCGACTATGGCGATCCGCGCCTTCCTGTGCTGGGTGCTGGCCGGAGCGGTGGTCACCAACTCGACCTGGCTGTTCCCCGCAGCGCTCGGCGTGCTGGTCTCCTCCAAGGCCTACGGCATCACCAAAGCGGCGGCCGCACCACGCCTCGTCCCCGAGGGCGTCACCCTGGTCAAGGCCAACGCACGCCTCGGCCTGGCCGGCGTGGTGGGCGCAGCCGTGTCGGCCCCGATCGCCGGGCTCGCCGCGACCTTCGGTCCCGAGTGGTCCCTGCGCTATGCCTTCCTGGTCTTCATCGCGGCCACGATCCTGGCGATCCTGCTGCCCAGGAAGGTCGACTCGGCGGCGGGCGAGGTGCACCTCGAGCTGATGCCCGGACCGTCGGCTCGGACCAACCCGAAGAAGCAGAGCCTGCGGGTCCCGTCGGCTGTCGCCTTCGCCCTGCGTGCCAACTGCGGGCCGCGGTTCCTCTCCGGCTTCCTCACCATGTTCATGGCGTTCCTGCTCCGGGAGAATCCGATCCCCGGCTGGGAGGACAAGCCCGAGCTGCTGCTCGGGGTGGTGATCGGTGCGGCCGGACTGGGAAACACCCTCGGCATCGCGCTGGCCTCGGTGCTCAGACGACTCAACCCCGCGATCACCGTGGTGCTGGTGCTGGTGGCAGATGCGGCCATGTGCCTGGTCGCAGCGCTGTTCTACGGGCTGATACCGCTTGCCGCCCTCGGTCTCACGGCAGGACTCTGCCAGTCCCTGGGCAAGCTGTCGCTGGACTCCACGATCCAGACCCACGTGCACGAACGGGTGCAGACCAGTGCCTTCGCCCGCTCCGACACGATGATCCAGCTCGCCTGGGTGGTCGGCGGCTTCGTCGGCATCGTAATGCCGCTGAATCCGCGGCTCGGCCTGGGCATCGGCTTCGCCTGCCTGGCCGCCTGGACCCTCTTCGTGCTGATCACCCGACCGGGGCGACGAGACTCCCGACCGACGCCAGAGGCCCCGCCGGTCGTTCCCGGCGAGGCCTACTGA
- a CDS encoding DUF3027 domain-containing protein: MTPTTHLNSDAVLVDAVADARRALESEIAPAAIGSHLEARTEGERVVTHLFDSRLAGYAGWRWAVTVTSAADRAEITVDEIVLIPGPDAITAPPWVPYKDRIKPGDLSPGDLLPLEEDDPRVVPTYLVGDDGIDPLSSQDIAQIRQVADDLGLGRVRTLSIEGINDAAQRWYDGDGGPEAPIAQSAPDHCYNCAFLVRLAGPLSQTFGVCANGSANDDGRVVTFNHGCGAHSEAQLTKKQKPIPLPDHVFDTVALDDFESF, from the coding sequence GTGACTCCCACAACGCACCTGAACTCCGACGCCGTCCTGGTCGACGCCGTCGCGGATGCCCGTCGCGCGCTCGAGTCCGAGATCGCTCCGGCGGCCATCGGTTCCCACCTCGAGGCACGCACCGAGGGCGAGCGAGTGGTCACCCACCTCTTCGACTCCCGCCTGGCCGGTTATGCCGGCTGGCGCTGGGCCGTCACCGTGACCAGCGCGGCCGATCGGGCCGAGATCACCGTCGACGAGATCGTGCTGATCCCCGGTCCCGACGCCATCACCGCGCCGCCGTGGGTGCCCTACAAGGACCGGATCAAGCCCGGCGACCTCTCGCCCGGTGACCTGTTGCCGCTGGAGGAGGACGACCCGCGCGTCGTGCCGACCTACCTCGTCGGCGACGACGGGATCGACCCGCTCTCGAGCCAGGACATCGCGCAGATCCGCCAGGTCGCCGACGATCTCGGTCTGGGTCGGGTCCGCACCCTGTCCATCGAGGGGATCAACGACGCAGCCCAGCGCTGGTACGACGGCGACGGTGGCCCCGAGGCGCCGATCGCCCAGTCAGCGCCGGACCACTGCTACAACTGTGCGTTCCTGGTCCGCCTCGCCGGACCGTTGTCGCAGACCTTCGGTGTCTGCGCGAACGGCAGCGCCAACGACGACGGTCGGGTGGTGACCTTCAACCACGGTTGCGGTGCACACTCCGAGGCCCAGCTGACCAAGAAGCAGAAGCCGATCCCGCTGCCGGACCACGTCTTCGACACCGTCGCGCTGGACGACTTCGAGTCGTTCTGA
- a CDS encoding DUF2530 domain-containing protein: MQPQEEPVTHEIGKRTYIVAPVEPLDVDGVRTLEVGTGLWLLGFIALLPFYGSLQDDGRLWWLWSCLAGFGLGLFGLEFCRRRRARRTGSDD; the protein is encoded by the coding sequence GTGCAGCCCCAGGAAGAGCCCGTCACCCACGAGATCGGCAAGCGCACCTACATCGTTGCGCCGGTCGAGCCGCTGGACGTGGACGGCGTACGCACCCTCGAGGTCGGCACCGGCCTGTGGCTGCTCGGCTTCATCGCACTGCTGCCGTTCTATGGCAGCCTGCAGGACGACGGGCGCCTGTGGTGGCTGTGGAGCTGCTTGGCCGGGTTCGGCCTGGGCCTGTTCGGCCTGGAGTTCTGTCGTCGGCGACGTGCCCGACGTACCGGCTCCGACGACTGA
- a CDS encoding NCS2 family permease, which yields MRSVNNQSSTVRSSGLDSFFKISERGSTVGREIRGGLVTFLTMAYIIVLNPLILGYVPDSEGQFLGGGTVQGAGVPAIAAATALIAGLLTITMGAAANFPLALATGLGLNVFVAQTIARQSTWADAMGLVVLEGIVILLLVLTGFRKAVFHAVPQQLKVAISVGIGLFIALVGLVDARFVTRIPDAFDTSVPVQLGADGHLSGWPVLVFVLGLVLMVALWVRKVRGAILIGIIAASVLAVVVEAVGNLGKAGATNPGGWALSVPKLDGGIFEAPDFSTLGEFNLFGAFSSIEGGVLAALLLIFTLLLADFFDTMGTMTAIGAEAGLNDEEGIPPNTQRILIVDSVAAIAGGAGGVSSNTSYIESASGVGEGARTGLASIVTGLLFLVATVFTPLVAAIPSEAAVPALVLVGFLMMQQVADIDWRDPEIALPAFLTIVLMPFAYSISVGIGAGFLAFVLIKLVVGKVREIHPLMWVVAILFVVYFAYSPISSWVN from the coding sequence ATGCGCTCCGTGAACAATCAATCGTCAACGGTCCGCTCGAGCGGACTGGACTCCTTCTTCAAGATCTCCGAGCGTGGCTCGACAGTCGGCCGTGAGATCCGTGGAGGCCTGGTCACGTTCTTGACCATGGCCTACATCATCGTGCTGAACCCGTTGATCCTCGGCTACGTCCCGGACTCCGAGGGCCAGTTCCTTGGGGGCGGCACGGTGCAGGGAGCAGGGGTGCCGGCCATCGCCGCCGCCACCGCCCTGATCGCGGGGCTGCTGACGATCACGATGGGCGCTGCGGCCAACTTCCCGCTGGCCCTGGCCACCGGCCTGGGGCTCAACGTCTTCGTGGCGCAGACCATCGCGCGCCAGTCCACCTGGGCAGACGCCATGGGCCTGGTGGTGCTCGAGGGCATCGTGATCCTGCTGCTGGTCCTCACCGGCTTCCGCAAGGCGGTCTTCCACGCAGTCCCGCAGCAGCTGAAGGTCGCGATCTCCGTCGGGATCGGGCTCTTCATCGCGCTCGTCGGCCTGGTCGACGCGCGCTTCGTCACCCGGATCCCGGATGCCTTCGACACCAGCGTCCCGGTCCAGCTGGGTGCCGACGGGCACCTGTCGGGCTGGCCGGTCCTGGTCTTCGTCCTGGGCCTGGTCCTGATGGTGGCGCTGTGGGTCCGCAAGGTGCGCGGCGCCATCCTGATCGGCATCATCGCCGCCTCCGTCCTGGCCGTCGTGGTCGAGGCAGTGGGCAACCTGGGCAAGGCGGGCGCCACGAACCCCGGCGGCTGGGCGCTGAGCGTCCCCAAGCTCGACGGCGGGATCTTCGAGGCACCGGACTTCTCGACCCTGGGTGAGTTCAACCTGTTCGGCGCCTTCTCGAGCATCGAGGGTGGCGTCCTGGCCGCCCTGCTGCTGATCTTCACGCTGCTGCTGGCCGACTTCTTCGACACCATGGGCACGATGACCGCCATCGGTGCCGAAGCCGGCCTCAACGACGAGGAGGGCATCCCGCCGAACACCCAGCGGATCCTCATCGTCGACTCCGTCGCCGCCATCGCCGGTGGTGCGGGCGGGGTGTCGTCCAACACCTCCTACATCGAGTCGGCCTCCGGTGTGGGCGAGGGCGCACGCACCGGGCTCGCCTCGATCGTGACCGGTCTGCTCTTCCTGGTCGCGACGGTCTTCACGCCGCTGGTGGCTGCGATCCCGTCCGAGGCCGCCGTACCGGCGCTCGTCCTGGTCGGTTTCCTGATGATGCAGCAGGTCGCGGACATCGACTGGCGTGACCCGGAGATCGCCCTGCCGGCGTTCCTGACGATCGTCCTGATGCCGTTCGCCTACTCCATCTCGGTGGGCATCGGGGCCGGGTTCCTGGCCTTCGTCCTGATCAAGCTGGTGGTCGGCAAGGTCCGCGAGATCCACCCGCTGATGTGGGTGGTGGCGATCCTGTTCGTCGTCTACTTCGCCTACAGCCCGATCAGCTCCTGGGTGAACTGA
- a CDS encoding MarR family winged helix-turn-helix transcriptional regulator → MPSTEKVARTDAGLASELRLSVMRLRRRLAGERSPDNRLSIGTMAVLGCLNRHGESTIGELARFERVQPPSMTRTVNSLEESGFVERRPHETDGRQVVVALTDQGRDTLRADRARRDAWLARRLTHLTTEERATLRAAAPILQRLAEED, encoded by the coding sequence ATGCCCTCGACAGAGAAGGTCGCCCGCACCGACGCAGGCCTGGCCTCCGAGCTCCGCCTCTCGGTGATGCGCCTGCGCCGCCGGCTTGCGGGGGAGCGGTCCCCGGACAATCGGCTGAGCATCGGCACGATGGCGGTGCTGGGCTGCCTGAACCGTCACGGCGAGTCGACCATCGGTGAGCTCGCCCGCTTCGAGAGGGTGCAGCCCCCGTCGATGACGCGCACGGTGAACAGCCTCGAGGAGAGCGGGTTCGTCGAGCGCCGCCCGCACGAGACGGACGGCCGCCAGGTCGTCGTCGCCCTCACCGACCAGGGCCGCGACACCCTGCGTGCCGATCGCGCCCGCCGCGACGCCTGGCTGGCCCGCCGGCTGACACACCTGACCACCGAGGAACGCGCCACGCTGCGTGCCGCCGCCCCGATCCTGCAACGACTTGCCGAGGAGGACTGA